The Cryptomeria japonica chromosome 2, Sugi_1.0, whole genome shotgun sequence region agctatttctaggagatttcaatgatgggtgaagacatgcaagacatgtggcaactgataaagttgagtactgtacactcttcctcaatcgtaaaaaattttagggttcctattttctcggagaatggtaaaaccctaatacaactatctttggaagttgccctaaaaaggaaagtgCATAAGTATtttttttagggttacagactgtgatacgaaaagagtgtattgttggtatgatattgtGCTACTGGATTTGTGTTTAAGTGTCGATTGTCtgctgaaagaacttgcattgcaagtgtgttgtaaccgttgtgttgaagataatacattgtgcaggttttggagtgctagggttttttaccgaaaggttttccctaGGGTAAATCATTATGTCATTCTCTgttttctgtatgcatggtatatggctgcaatatctttgttaaagtagttaacgaatctgaaattgtaaggatttaaaagaatttgcacaatactttcctctagagattagtgtaggaagctatTTCCGCACTTGAGTTTCCTTACATGCTCTCAGTCCCTGTCTGGCTCCAAACAGATCGAAAGGCTATATAGCTAGGAGTTTTGTGCTCTCTAGGGACTATCTCCTCATATAATCGCCTATAGTACTTAGCCTCCTTGGACGTGTACCGTATCTCTCTCAGTGTGTCTCTCATAGGGGCATTGACCATGACTCTCTACAgtctctctgcaagctcctctgccTACCCTAGGCACTTTGTCATCATATCCCACTCTGTCATAATCTGGGTAATCTGGCGTTGTTGAGCTAGTACTTGTGCCTCAGGCTACTGCACTGTGATCTGTAGGGACCTAATATGTGAGTCTTGTTGGTGGGTTGGTACCTGCACCTGAATGGGTACttgtgtcatggtcccacccattCCTGTCCCTGTCCTAGGTGTCGATGGAGGTattacatctgatctcctcctcagGGTTGGTTTCCTAAGCTCCTCTATCCTGACCAACTCCACCAACTCCAACTTctaaacctcccctccctctctcaccAACTACGCCCTTGACTAATCCAACTCCTCTCCCATCTCCACCCCTTCTCCCATCTCTCCCCCCATTTCCTCCTCTATCTCCCCGTCTCCCCCTACTACCTCCTCTCCCATCTCCTTCATCATCTCCTTTGTCATCTCCCTCCTCTATATCCTCCCCCACATCCTCTCTGTGTCCCAAATCCCCTCGCATCTCCaactgctcatcctcatcatcatcaaaagagagAATCATCTCCACTGGATGTAATATCCGTGGCACAAAATAAGCAGAGAACTCATgcatcatccctgcatccactatctcaaaCCCATAATCCCATTTCTATCTGgccaaatgcatgtactcctccactGCTGCTGCACTATCAACAGTTGGACCCCTTTCTGGCACATCCTATCTCCAgtgagcatataagcatgctccctgtggtataccCTATTGTCGACCATACTACCATTGAACTTGGCTatgcaagaacctctcaatgataaaaggTGTTAGCCCTATCAAGTATCacaacatatacacatagggcatctctagcccatcctctacccacacctcacaatccatatatggtctccagatgaccgtatcaatgtcatccaacaccctcTTCCAATGCTCTAGCTTATCTAGCTTACATTGGACAACTATCCTCatgtacccatatgcataagccCAACCAATTGGCCTAtccttgtttgcaagtggcctcattgcgggaatgtgctcccaagctcacacctgtaataatgtgacccTAGTTGATAAACAAATCTATCCTAAATACACCACCTGGTGTAGAACCCTAtacagatgggccaacatacaggacccccatgcaaacctacgaCCCTGTGTCATTatatcctctagc contains the following coding sequences:
- the LOC131072770 gene encoding uncharacterized protein LOC131072770; translated protein: MMHEFSAYFVPRILHPVEMILSFDDDEDEQLEMRGDLGHREDVGEDIEEGDDKGDDEGDGRGGSRGRRGDRGGNGGRDGRRGGDGRGVGLVKGVVGERGRGGLEVGVGGVGQDRGA